A single genomic interval of Lathyrus oleraceus cultivar Zhongwan6 chromosome 7, CAAS_Psat_ZW6_1.0, whole genome shotgun sequence harbors:
- the LOC127101417 gene encoding cation/H(+) antiporter 28: MAIAFTQCSEKLGYLIFLLGKNFAMFMAMVIACNGLHFLLKPYQQPRITSDIIVGLLMGNVPFLRDLYGKFNHTFGFIIDFGMMCYMFALGVEMDPYVLFKKPTREAQVAYAGVIITFIIAGSAAPLLHYFAMDDHILEFTLSLSSLLSSTASPVLTRLITSLNIGKSDIGKLIIAAGMYSDFICSLLLSIGYISMPLDTFCTNMEQKGRIKKAIVMNSAVLGQALFTATVSPVFMKWVDNENPEGKPMKGSHLVLSIAFMVMSCASSILYNYSPVLSAFITGICFPREGRVSKWVISKINYLLTTIFFPIFFLWMGNAADFRLFQPRELWTWVKIFGPIVIVMAGKVVGTVVSGVILGFHWPESVAIGLLLTTKGHFHIYMAIKVMGCGSDTSSGIALVIAIFFTVVHLPAVVAHIIRRAKRKLPMHRMSLQLLDPSSELRILLCLHGPDNISASINFMEISRGKSDPGILVYVTEMIELTDQIAVTVERGEGVETTNVKDKDVVQMRDQITSSFQAYINDNGDGITLKRTLAVSTINNMAQDICTLAEDLMIALIILPFHRNQTNDGKLDGGNQGFRYVNRKLLKSAPCSVGILVNRGLGSFETISKTQVSFNVATVFIGGKDDREALAYAGRVAGHQGVKLTVIRFLVDTSVESSRMAAYRVSLSEKVEEMGLDDECFAQFYDKHISSGQISYIEKHLANAAETFSTLRSFEGQYSLVIVGREGGLNSILTKGMNDWQQCPELGPIGDVLSGPDFSTTVSVLVIQQHKHKGEIDGLDEEFNIM, translated from the exons ATGGCAATAGCATTTACACAATGCTCAGAAAAGCTAGGCTACCTCATATTTCTATTAGGCAAAAATTTTGCTATGTTTATGGCAATGGTGATTGCATGCAATGGTCTACATTTTCTTCTAAAGCCTTATCAACAACCTCGTATTACGTCCGACATAATT GTCGGGCTATTAATGGGAAATGTGCCGTTTTTACGTGATCTATATGGAAAATTCAACCATACATTTGGATTTATCATTGATTTTGGCATGATGTGTTACATGTTTGCTTTGGGGGTAGAAATGGATCCTTACGTACTCTTCAAGAAACCTACTAGAGAAGCTCAAGTTGCTTATGCAGGAGTAATCATCACATTCATCATAGCAGGTTCCGCAGCACCACTTCTCCATTACTTCGCAATGGATGACCATATACTAGAATTCACTCTCTCCCTCTCAAGTCTTCTTTCAAGCACGGCATCACCCGTCCTAACCCGCCTCATAACCAGTCTCAACATAGGAAAGTCGGATATAGGGAAACTCATCATAGCAGCAGGAATGTATTCGGATTTTATATGCTCTTTGCTTCTTTCAATCGGCTATATATCAATGCCGTTGGACACGTTTTGCACCAATATGGAGCAAAAAGGACGTATCAAAAAGGCGATCGTAATGAATAGCGCTGTTCTGGGACAGGCATTGTTCACAGCAACAGTTTCGCCGGTTTTTATGAAATGGGTTGACAATGAAAATCCTGAAGGGAAACCTATGAAAGGCTCACACTTGGTATTGTCAATTGCATTCATGGTGATGAGTTGCGCTTCATCGATACTATATAACTATAGTCCAGTTCTAAGTGCATTTATAACAGGAATATGTTTTCCTAGGGAAGGAAGAGTTTCGAAATGGGTTATTAGCAAAATCAATTATTTGTTGACAACTATATTTTTTCCCATTTTTTTCTTGTGGATGGGTAATGCAGCTGATTTTAGGCTGTTTCAGCCAAGAGAATTATGGACATGGGTAAAAATATTTGGCCCTATTGTAATAGTAATGGCAGGTAAAGTTGTTGGAACAGTTGTTTCTGGTGTAATACTTGGATTTCATTGGCCTGAATCTGTTGCTATTGGATTGTTGCTCACCACAAAGGGACATTTTCATATCTACATGGCTATCAAAGTG ATGGGTTGCGGCTCTGATACTTCGTCAGGTATTGCATTGGTGATTGCAATATTTTTCACAGTGGTGCACCTCCCCGCAGTCGTAGCACATATTATCAGACGCGCCAAGAGAAAATTGCCTATGCATCGGATGTCGCTCCAATTGCTGGATCCATCAAGTGAGCTAAGAATTCTGCTATGCCTTCATGGACCTGACAACATTTCTGCTTCCATCAACTTCATGGAGATCTCAAGAGGGAAATCAGACCCCGGCATTCTGGTATATGTCACAGAAATGATTGAGCTAACTGATCAAATAGCAGTCACAGTAGAAAGAGGTGAAGGAGTAGAAACAACAAATGTGAAAGATAAGGATGTTGTGCAGATGAGAGACCAAATAACTAGCTCGTTTCAAGCTTATATAAATGACAATGGTGATGGCATTACGCTCAAAAGAACGTTGGCGGTGTCAACGATCAATAACATGGCACAGGATATCTGCACTTTGGCAGAGGATTTGATGATTGCTCTTATCATACTACCATTCCACAGGAACCAAACTAATGATGGAAAATTGGATGGTGGAAATCAAGGATTCAGATATGTGAACAGAAAG TTATTGAAGAGTGCTCCTTGTTCCGTGGGGATTCTAGTGAACAGAGGCTTAGGATCCTTTGAAACAATATCAAAGACTCAAGTATCATTCAATGTGGCAACAGTGTTCATTGGTGGAAAAGATGATAGAGAAGCACTTGCATATGCCGGCCGTGTAGCAGGGCATCAAGGAGTAAAACTCACAGTTATAAGATTCTTAGTAGATACCAGTGTGGAATCTTCAAGAATGGCAGCATACAGGGTAAGTCTCTCAGAGAAAGTTGAAGAAATGGGCCTAGACGATGAATGCTTTGCGCAGTTTTACGATAAACATATTTCCAGTGGTCAAATTTCGTATATAGAGAAACACCTTGCTAATGCGGCTGAGACTTTTTCTACTCTCAGATCATTTGAAGGACAATACTCACTAGTTATTGTAGGAAGAGAAGGCGGGCTGAACTCAATATTGACGAAGGGGATGAATGATTGGCAACAGTGTCCAGAACTGGGACCAATAGGGGATGTCCTTTCAGGACCCGACTTCTCGACAACAGTGTCTGTGTTGGTAATCCAACAACACAAACATAAAGGAGAAATAGATGGCCTTGATGAGGAATTCAACATCATGTAG